Proteins encoded within one genomic window of Gadus macrocephalus chromosome 18, ASM3116895v1:
- the LOC132446961 gene encoding charged multivesicular body protein 6-like, translating into MGNIFGKKKRSRVTEQDKAVLQLKQQRDKLRMYQKRINLQLDKERLLAKQLLKNGRKDKALLLLKKKRYQDQLLEKTDNQISNLERMVQDLEFAQIEIKVIEGLKVGNDCLKKMHEVMSIEEVERIMDETQEAVEYQQQIDEMLAGALTQEDEDAVLAELEAITQGDVLLPEVPSEELPELPEPSEEEPERERERPKRNQDREMLAV; encoded by the exons ATGGGGAACATCTTCGGCAAAAAGAAACGCAGTCGGGTGACGGAGCAAGACAAGGCGGTGCTG CAACTGAAACAGCAGAGGGATAAACTGAGGATGTACCAGAAGAGAATCAACCTCCAGCTGGACAAGGAAAGACTCCTGGCCAAACAGCTTCTAAAAAATGGCAGAAAAGA CAAAGCGCTTCTCTTGCTGAAGAAGAAACGCTATCAAGACCAACTTCTGGAAAAGACAGACAACCAGATTAGCAACCTGGAGAGAATG GTTCAAGACCTTGAGTTTGCTCAGATTGAAATCAAAGTCATCGAGGGGCTCAAAGTTGGAAATGACTGTCTGAAGAAGATGCATGAG GTGATGTCCATCGAGGAGGTGGAGCGCATAATGGACGAGACTCAAGAGGCTGTGGAGTATCAACAG CAAATCGATGAGATGCTGGCGGGCGCTCTGACTCAGGAGGATGAAGACGCGGTCCTGGCTGAGCTGGAGGCCATCACCCAG GGAGACGTTCTGCTTCCTGAGGTTCCGTCGGAGGAGCTGCCCGAGCTTCCGGAACCGTCCGAAGAGGAGCCAG AACGGGAGCGGGAACGGCCCAAGAGGAATCAGGACAGAGAGATGCTCGCCGTCTGA
- the LOC132446897 gene encoding cerebellar degeneration-related protein 2-like, whose product MLSPGGMEEFVTEEEEPWYDQQDLEQDLHLAAELGKTLLERNKELEDSLQQIYITNEEQVQEIEYLSKQLEVLRDMNEQHAKVYEQLDGTARELELTNVRLVTDSKSSQQKIERLTGTIDTLQTQVESLSSQVEQLRSMEQLRVKREKRERRKTIHSFPCLRELCTAPRYEDGFVVGRAESFTLDAQKQPLEEENTTLRGAVSALRSAVRAERGRREGAEKECHLLLSEFSRLENRMQDAENCQSRVRELEGELMELQQVRRARTLLLSGEEDGVGLTQTLLNRTPETDTFLEGEGGEAGGGVREVAEGSDGVGGEALPASSPVRKSCSDTALNAIVARDASGRRRGSYAIHANSVRKRGMSILREVDEQYHALLEKYEELLGKCRRHEESLCHAGVQTSRPVSRDPSMKDCAMGPTPPLAPPSTEPGGSPSTPEAIESISKQVDAVDKRLGQNTPEYKALFKEIFSRIQKTKTDIKATKAAKASKPGKSGKSSKQ is encoded by the exons ACCTCCACCTTGCGGCGGAGCTGGGGAAGACCCTGCTGGAGAGGAACAAGGAGTTGGAGGACTCCCTGCAGCAGATCTACATCACCAATGAGGAGCAGGTGCAGGAGATAGAG TACCTGTCCAAGCAGCTGGAGGTGCTCCGGGACATGAACGAGCAGCACGCTAAGGTCTACGAGCAGCTGGACGGGACGGCCCGCGAGTTGGAGCTCACCAACGTCCGGCTGGTGACCGACAGCAAGTCCTCCCAGCAGAAGATCGAGAG GCTGACGGGCACCATCGACACCCTCCAGACCCAGGTGGAGTCCCTCTCCAGCCAGGTGGAGCAGCTGCGCTCCATGGAGCAGCTCCGGGTGAAGCGGGAGAAGCGGGAACGCCGCAAGACCATCCACTCCTTCCCCTGCCTGAGGGAGCTGTGCACGGCGCCCAG GTACGAGGACGGCTTCGTGGTGGGCCGGGCGGAGAGCTTCACCCTGGACGCCCAGAAGCAgcctctggaggaggagaacaccaCCCTGCGGGGGGCGGTGTCGGCGCTGCGCTCGGCCGTGCGGGCGGAGCGGGGCCGgcgggagggggcggagaaagAGTGCCACCTGCTGCTCAGCGAGTTCTCTCGCCTGGAGAACCGCATGCAG GACGCCGAGAACTGCCAGTCGCGGGTCCGGGAGCTGGAGGGGGAGCTGATGGAGCTGCAGCAGGTCCGGCGGGCGCGCACCCTCCTGCTGAGCGGCGAGGAGGACGGCGTGGGGCTGACGCAGACGCTCCTCAACCGGACCCCCGAGACGGACACCttcctggagggggaggggggcgaggcCGGGGGCGGGGTCCGGGAGGTGGCGGAGGGCTCCGACGGCGTCGGTGGGGAGGCCCTGCCGGCGTCCAGCCCCGTGCGGAAGAGCTGCAGCGACACGGCGCTCAACGCCATCGTGGCGCGCGACGCCTCCGGGcgccgccgcggcagctacgccATCCACGCCAACAGCGTGAGGAAGAGGGGCATGTCCATCCTGAGGGAGGTGGACGAGCAGTACCACGCCCTGCTGGAGAAGTACGAGGAGCTGCTGGGCAAGTGCCGGCGCCACGAGGAGAGCCTCTGCCACGCCGGCGTCCAGACCTCCCGGCCCGTGTCCCGGGACCCGTCCATGAAAGACTGCGCCATGGGGCCCACGCCGCCGCTGGCGCCCCCGTCGACGGAGCCCGGCGGCTCGCCCTCCACCCCCGAGGCCATCGAGAGCATCAGCAAGCAGGTGGACGCGGTGGACAAGCGCCTGGGTCAGAACACTCCGGAGTACAAGGCCCTCTTCAAGGAGATCTTCTCCCGCATCCAGAAGACCAAGACCGACATCAAAGCCACCAAAGCCGCCAAAGCCAGCAAGCCCGGCAAATCCGGCAAGTCTAGTAAACAGTGA